The stretch of DNA TTGTGCTGAATAGTCAAACATATTTGGTGTTACTCGAGAGGTGATTCAGCTGAATAAGAGAACATTGAGTGGATACACAGAGAGACGCGAGGTTGATATACCTCCTGCTCTTGCTGAGTTCTATCCGCAAGTTCCTTGAACTAGGATTCGTCGGGGTCGCCGCAACTATCCTAAGATTGACGATATTGGGCTCTTGTTGGAGAATGCCCTGTCTCTACACATGATTTGTGCACAACAAATGATCATTAGGCCACTCATAAAGCATAGCAATACCTGGCGGATCGTTTTTCGCTGCTTTACCAAAGGTTCGTGGCTGCCAATCCTCAAAATGGTAGTGAATACTGATCAATGTGGTTTATCCGGTTCATCCACAGCCTGGTACCAGATCCACAAAGTACACTGATCACAAAACACAAGCATTCTTGGCACTTCACTTCCATACAAAGCGCCTCAAACCAACCAGGAACAAACCACACGGTTGATCGGATAAGTTCGACATCAGAGCCTTAACAGTCAAGTGCCAAATTGAAGAACTTTGCGGACCCACAGACATTCCATTCGCGCATGCGTTCGACAGAGCAGCATATGGGGATCCACAGAAACGGCTACCATCGACACAACTTCATCagacatggcagcagcagcgattcGACCCATGGGTCCAATGGATCTGCTCAAATTCAACCCGTGTAATCTCGACCACCTAACAGAAACCTACAACATCGGCTTTTACCTCGAATACTTCACAAAATGGCCACACCTCTGCAAAGTCATCGAAGGTCCAAGCGGCCAAATCGAAGCCTACAGTACGTATTTTCTTTTCTCTCCTCGCGCTGGTTTCACCGCAACGGAGCTACGTAAGCTGACCAATCTATCTCCTTAAGTCCTCGGCAAAGTCGAGGCTTCACCATACCCAGCACCTATCGAGCCTTACGACCCAGGTCTGAAGATCTATCAGAAGAAGTTTTCCAATTATCTCCCCTGGCATGCGCATATCACTTGTCTGACAGTGGCTCCATCGGCTCGAAGACTGGGATACGCGACGAAGCTCTCGGAAGCACTGGAAGAAGTTGGTGATCAAGAAAATGCCTGGTTCGTTGACTTGTTTGTGCGGGTTGAGAATGAGGCTGCGATTCAGCTGTACAAGAAAATGGGGTAAGAATATCGCCTTCATTGCTGATGATAAACAATGCATAATTTTTTGTGTCTCATACTGATTAGTGGTCTAGCTATTCCGTCTACAGGAGAATAACAGACTACTACAATGACGGAAGCGACGCCTACGACATGAGGAAACCACTCAAGCGAGATAAGCACCGCAAGACTGTTCGCGCCAATGGCGAGAATATCAAAGTGAGTCCTGATGAGGTGTGGTGAAAGACTGTAAGTCGCATCAACCGGGTACATCCTCGGAATAGTGTCCAGCCGTGCCTGCCCTAGGAGGCATAAGTCTCTTTGGACGAATGTGGAAGGTTGTGCACGCCAAGAAACACAAGCGTGGAGAGGTTGGCATCCGGAGAATAAGAGGACAGGGGGTATGCCCTGTTGTCAGAACTATATGTCTCACATTGACGCTCGCATATGACATTCACTGGTGCTGGGCCGTTGGTGCTGGGAGGCTTTCCGCGGACGCCCACGGACGTGGTGGGTGAGACCGATCGTGCCCTATGGTGCTATGAGGCATGGAAAGGAAAGTTCAAGGTAGAGGAATGGAAACCAGCAAATCATGTCTCATCGAATGTCATACAGCTATGAATCATAATACGAAAGGCAGCTCGGCGCGCTCGCTAGCCTAGGCCATGGCGGACATGCAAACTCCCAATCAAGCAAATGTCTCATCCACATCAATTCTGACTGACCCACGCATCGAATTCGCGGTGAACGGCAGACCTAGGATCCAGAGAGTTGTCCAGGCGGGCGTAGATATTGGCAAGCAACTTGAAAGCCGAAGCTCTCGCAACAGGTGCTGCCGTATCCTCGTCAGGACCACACTGGAGTTCAGCTTTGGCTCGTGCTAGGCCAAGCAAATACTGCACATCAGCCAGCTCAAATGGAAGAGCCGCAGCAGTAGGATCCAGACCGTAATATCCGGAATCGAATTTTGTGCCGCATCGTTTGACGATTGTCGACCATTGATATGCGTCGCTTTGTTCTTCGTCATTGTTAGCAACCAACTCAGCGACCATTGGTTCATCGATGAATGCAGCATCAGAGTCCGTGTGTCTTCGCTGGATAAGCTCCTGACTTTCATCCTGACGTTGCAAGTGCTCAATCAGATGATCGTCACATCCAATTGCATCCAGGACATGAGCAAGTGTAAACGTGACATCTGTAGTTTTCGTCAACAAGTAGACAAAGTCGGCATCGTCGGCGGTATGACAGAACTGGACCGCTTGGCTCAAAAACTGAATCCAGGAGACGATTGACTGGAAGTCCACAGTTCCGATATGTTGACGAAACTCGATGGTTTTCTTGACGAATGTATCTCCGTAGAATCCATCTTCGTAACAGTTATCGAAGTTCAACGCCGCGTGGTGGCCCAATTTGTCACCACAGACAGAGTTTACAATACTCAGATCTGCGAGGCCTTGGTAGTCGGTCGCTTTCTCGATTCTTTGAATCCAGTTGAACACGTTCTCGTTGTCAGAATGATGGATGCGATTGTCGATTGGCAAAATGTGGAAATCGGCGTTGTGGTTCCAATGGTAGAACGACGGCGGAGCAAACCAGAAAGGGACCAGAGGCTCGTAGCGAAAGGGTTCGATGTCGAGACCAGGTGCAAGGACACGTGTTGCGGCGTGCATCTGGTCGAATCGAGATTCATATGCAGTGAACAGTTGTGCGATCCGCTTGCCTGTTTTGAATGGGATGAAGTCCGGACCATTGCCAATGTGAACGTGAAAACCAGAAGTGCGGTTCGTGAGAATTGCACAGTGGTAATTGGAGCGCATCATGGAGAGCACCTCCGTCACACGCTGAATTTCAGCTGACCAATTGTCGTTAGCATAGGAGAATACTCGAGATTGCAGCTCGATGTGCTCCCGTGTCCAGCCGTCTGGTATCGAAGCCTCCTCGGCGGGTGTGAATTCCAAGCAGTCGTGGTCAACAGTCCAGTCTTCGTAAGGAGCATCCTCTGGCGATTCACGGGCCAAGTTCGAAGCAACACCTGCTTGTTTAAGGAAGTGTTGAATTGCTTGATCTGCGGGCACGTTAGCTAATGGGCGTGAAGGCGTCAGACCAGGGATGTTTGCAAACGCATCAGCCTTGTATACGATTGCGAACTCCAGTTCAATGCCCACAGTCTGCTGAAGACTGTTCATGTTGTCGGTCGGTGTGTTTTGTGGGTGTGTCAATATGCTCGAGGTGATCTTTGAAGCAGTCCTGCTGCTTAAAGGCTTTGCTCGGTAACTATTGCTTTACAAACTGATCTCGAAGTCTGCCCAGGCGGTATGTCACTTGCATTTTGTACAGCGCTGGGGACCCATGGTAACAATGAACAAAGCGTTGAGGCTCTTGTCCTGACTTGAAAGCAAAATCGAGAATGGCATTGTTTCGCGTTTGATGATGTGCATATCAATGCACTTGTGCCTTGATCAGGCCGCTTCACCTTTATGGTCAATAGACGCTGACAAAGAAGTAGTAGCTCGGCGCAGTACAAAGAGACTTGGTTCCAGAACCAAAGTAGGGCATGAGAAGCGTTGAACGAATGGGCGTTTGAGCAGTATTGCGGAAGCTGAATTTCGCTAATATGGACGAAAGGTCGATCGCCTGCTGTCCCGTCCACCTAGACCCAACGAAGAAAAGAAAACGACCCCAAAGAAATGCTGCTTTTGATCGCAGCGAGCAATTTTCTACTCACCATTGTACCTGCAATGATCTGTTATGATTTCATGCAAGTTTAGATGTGGTACTAGGCGTGTGACTAGGCGTGTATGGACGACGGTCGCTGGCGATGAGTTGAGGATCGCATTGTCTTGAACGACTCGGGTCCGTCCGTGGTCTCGAGGTCTCTTTGTGCAGACATGGTAATT from Cercospora beticola chromosome 1, complete sequence encodes:
- a CDS encoding uncharacterized protein (BUSCO:EOG09264ABT); the protein is MAAAAIRPMGPMDLLKFNPCNLDHLTETYNIGFYLEYFTKWPHLCKVIEGPSGQIEAYILGKVEASPYPAPIEPYDPGLKIYQKKFSNYLPWHAHITCLTVAPSARRLGYATKLSEALEEVGDQENAWFVDLFVRVENEAAIQLYKKMGYSVYRRITDYYNDGSDAYDMRKPLKRDKHRKTVRANGENIKVSPDEVW